Within the Thermosynechococcaceae cyanobacterium Okahandja genome, the region GCATTAATTTTGCCCTGATTATTTTGCTGACCCCCCTAGCAGTGGACTGTAGCCTCGCATGGATTGACGAGGAGCACCGCACCCTCCACGATCGTGTGGGTGGCACGAAAGCCTACCGCTGCCGCCGTGGCTTTTATCTGGATCAGAAGCTGATTGAAATTGTAACTAAAATCCGCAAGGATGTGCGATAATTAGAGATCGGCTCACTGGATAGATAGGCAAGATCATGGCTAAAGCAAAAGGTGCCAGAATTATTATCACCCTCGAGTGCACGGAGTGCCGCACCAACCCTGCCCAGCGCTCACCCGGGGTTTCCCGTTATACCACCACCAAAAATCGGCGCACCACCACGGGTCGCCTAGAACTGAAAAAATTCTGCCCCCACTGCAACAAGCATACGATTCACAAAGAAATTAAGTAGTCCAGAGTAGCGCACTAGGGTTAAGGAACAATAGCTATGGCATTTTATCGGCGACGTATTTCTCCCATTGCCCCCGGCGACCCCATTGATTATAAGGATGTGGATTTGCTGCGGCGATTCATTACCGAGCGGGGTAAAATTCTGCCGCGGCGGGTGACCGGCTTGACGGCCAAGCAACAACGGCAACTGGCGGTGGCCATTAAGCGGGCGCGGGTCATGGCGCTGCTGCCCTTCCTCAACGTCGAAGGCTAAACCATTCTCCTGTCTGGGGAAATAATTCCACTGGGAGGGGGGGACGCGGAGTCCCCCTTTTTTGTTGGCCGGATTCCCTTGCCCTTTGAGGATTTATGTGATAATAATGAGAATGGTTATCATTCACTTATTATGGTATGGGATGCAAGCCTTGGGGACAACGACGTTGCTGGCGGCGATCGCTGGGGCGGGTACTGGTGATGGGTGTGCTGTTGGCTGGTTGTGCCCCCACTGAAACGGCGGACACGGACGTTCCGGCAGAACCGGTTGCGGCGCCGCGGTTGGCGGTGGTGACCACATTTTTGCCGATGACGGCCTTTACCAAAGCAGTGGTAGGCGATCGCGCCACGGTGACCCAGTTAGTGCCTGCGAATGTTGACCCCCACGATTTTCAGGCGCGGCCACAGGATGTGCAGGCGGTGGCTCAGGCGGCGGTACTGGTGAAAAACGGCCTTGAGATAGAAACATTTTTAGAGGGTCTGATTAAGAACGCCAATAATCCGAACCTCACCGTCATTGATAGCAGTGTAGGCGTGGCTACCCTTGCTCACGAGGAGGACAAGGCTCACAGCCACGATCACGATCATGAACACGGCCACAAGGAGGCGCATGATCATGAGCACCGCCATGGTGAGTTCAACCCCCACATCTGGCTGGATCCGGTGCGAGCCATCCAACAGGTGGAAACTATCCGCGATGGCCTGACGGCGGTGGATGCTGAAGGGGCGGCAACCTATGCAGCCAATGCGGCAGCCTTTATTAAGCAGTTACGGGCACTGGATGCAGAAGCCCGTGCCCAACTTGCGCCCTTTGCGGGGAAAACCTTTGTGGTCTATCACGACCTCGCGCCCTATTTTGCCGAGCGGTACAATCTAAAGGCTGAGTTTTTGGTGGGTGTACCGGAAGCCAGTCCGGCACCAGAGGATGTGCGGCGGGTGATGGCGGCGGTACAAACGAGCCAACTGAAAACCCTCCTTACCGAACCTGGCCAAGAGGAGGTTTTTGCCAGCCTTGCCAAGGATATGGGGGTGAGCGTGAGCGTGTTTGACCCCTTAGAAACAGCGTCTAGTGCGGCTGACCTCACGCCGGCGTATTTTCTGGCGACGATGCGGCAAAACATCCGTAATTTGGCGGCTGCCTTTGGTGCGCGAACTCAAGCCTATCGTTCCAGAGGGTCGGTGGCGGTTGTCTGGCCGGTAGCAGCGCTCTCGTTTGTGTATCCCTAAACCCCATGGTGGATGAGTACCTTCTGGAGGTCGAAAATCTTTCGGTGTGGCGGGGCGATCGCTGCGTTGTTGAGCATGTTTCCTTTTGCTTGCCGGCGGGAATGAACATGGCCATTGTTGGGCCGAATGGGGCGGGGAAAAGTAGCTTAATTCAAGCGCTGCTGGGGATTATCCCCTACCACAGTGGCCGTGTGACGCTGTTGGGCTACGGCATGAGCTATCGGCGGGCGCTGCCCTATGTGCGTCAGCAGGTGGCCTACTTGCCGCAAAATTTCGAGTGCGATCGCCGCATTCCCATTACCGTGGCAGAATTTGTCGGCTTAGGCTGGGGGTGTCAGACGTGGCAGTGGCCATGGCAGCACCGAGC harbors:
- the rpmG gene encoding 50S ribosomal protein L33, encoding MAKAKGARIIITLECTECRTNPAQRSPGVSRYTTTKNRRTTTGRLELKKFCPHCNKHTIHKEIK
- the rpsR gene encoding 30S ribosomal protein S18; the encoded protein is MAFYRRRISPIAPGDPIDYKDVDLLRRFITERGKILPRRVTGLTAKQQRQLAVAIKRARVMALLPFLNVEG
- a CDS encoding zinc ABC transporter substrate-binding protein, producing MGCKPWGQRRCWRRSLGRVLVMGVLLAGCAPTETADTDVPAEPVAAPRLAVVTTFLPMTAFTKAVVGDRATVTQLVPANVDPHDFQARPQDVQAVAQAAVLVKNGLEIETFLEGLIKNANNPNLTVIDSSVGVATLAHEEDKAHSHDHDHEHGHKEAHDHEHRHGEFNPHIWLDPVRAIQQVETIRDGLTAVDAEGAATYAANAAAFIKQLRALDAEARAQLAPFAGKTFVVYHDLAPYFAERYNLKAEFLVGVPEASPAPEDVRRVMAAVQTSQLKTLLTEPGQEEVFASLAKDMGVSVSVFDPLETASSAADLTPAYFLATMRQNIRNLAAAFGARTQAYRSRGSVAVVWPVAALSFVYP